Part of the Coregonus clupeaformis isolate EN_2021a unplaced genomic scaffold, ASM2061545v1 scaf1218, whole genome shotgun sequence genome, AGACAGTAACATTGGACTCAAATTAGGCACaaagaggatgtgtgtgtgtgtgcgggtgtgtgttgAACAGTATTTTGTATTGAAGTGAATTAGGCACGGAGAGAATGTGCCGACACAGAGGAGGTCAAACAAACGAGAGAGGAATGTCTGACTGATGAAAGGCAGAGTGAGACACTATCTatccatcctctcatcctctttgTCAGAATGAAGGAGGAATGTCTGACTGATTAAGGGCGGAGTGATAGCAGCGTGTGATTGTCAGATCAATTTTTTTCTTCCTCCACTGTTTCCATCAAAACTCCGTGGCGCAGAGGAAAGTCGTTGGCTTCAGTAACCTATAATCAGTTGGAATACCAGGTTCTCATCTTACATCATGCTTAACTTTTTGCCTTCAAGTTTACTATTTTTCTAAAACTGAAATCTATGGCATTATTAAGGATGTTTAAGACAGAAGCTTATACTctactaaataaaacaaattatttgaacaacagtgcagaaagtgtggtttcacatAAAGCATTTTTCTAAATAATGTCCCTTCAACAGGATTCAACCTCATACCGTCAGTGTTCCATAGTTCCCTACTCGACCTGCTAAGATACCGGTCAGGAGAAACTACATCCTAACTATATGTGTAAGTACggtgtccagtagaggtcggTGTTTGAAAGCGGGCActatttctgttacatgtatttgataTATGTATTTTAATACGTTCAATACCTATTTTATCATTTGCATTTCACTGGCCTGAACTACAATTCATGTAGCGTATTTTTTTTGGTACAGTTTAATTAcaatacatgtttttattttacacAAATATATACTTGCAAGTTGACCGCTTAACTACAACATTCTCCGTAACACAATatttttacttgctatgactgtggtattgtgatgagtgtgatagaagggtaaatcaggagggtaaatcacagaatacagagtttattccttcgttacacaaaatacgctggaatagcgacaaacgaaacaggcacaggggaaactctctaccctggcaatacactgtaacggtatctccatacaatacataggcacaggggaaatatctaccctggcaacaaaatggtacgagtagctccaccgagctccactactctcacatacaaacaatcactcacaaggaCAAGgcggcagagggaacacttatacaccgactaatgaggggattagaaccaggtgtgtgtgattgacaagacaagacaaatgtgatgatgataattggggcggcagtggttagtaagccggtgacgacgaacgccgaagcctgcccgaaccaggaggggaggcagcctctgcggaagtcgtgacaggtatATGCATGTTTACCTTAATTTCATACATTGatgtaagtcggtctggataagagtgtctgctaaatgaccaaaatgaaaATGTCAAAATGAACACTTGCAAAGCACACTGCTGGGTATTACTGTATTCTGCCCCCAAACAAGGCCAAATGTGATTAAAATAGAAATAGATTAAggcagagctcattagaataataccagCAGTGCGTTCATTTTTAACATTTACagtttggtcatttagcagacacttttatccagagcgacttacagtcagtgcattcatctaaggttgataaaaaaaaacacatacactaaatgaccaaaagtatgtggacacctgctcgtcgaacatctaatttcaaaatcatgggcattaatatggagttggtcccccctttgctgctataacagcctccactcttctgggaaggctttccactagatgttggaacattgctgcggggaccattcagccacaagagcattagtgaggtcagttactgatgttgggcgattaggcctggctcgcagtcagcattccaattcatcccaaaggtgtttgatggggttgaggtcagggctctgtgcaggccagtcaagttcttccacaccaatctcaacaaaccatttctgtatgaacctcgctttgtgcacgggggcattgtcatgctgaaacaggaaaaggccttccccaaactgttgccacaaagttggaagcacagaatcgtctagaatgtcattgtttgctgtagcgttaagatttcccttcactggaactaaagagcctgaaccatgaaaagcagctccagaccattattccttctccaccaaactttacagttggcactatgcattcgggcaggtagggttctcctggcatccgtcaaacccagattaatccgtcggactggcagatggtgaagcgtgattcatcactgctccagagtccaatggcggcgagctttacaccactccagccaacgcttggcattgcgcatggtgatcttaggtttgtgtgccatggaaacccatttcatgaagcacccgacgaacagttcttgtgctgacagtttggaactcggtagtgagtgttgcaaccgaggacagacgatttgtacgcgctacgcgcttcagcactcggcggtcccattctgtgagcttgtgtgctcaattttacacacccagtgtggctgaaatagccaaatccactaatttgaaggcctTTAGTAATGTATcacatgtagtgtagtgtatcacagtcatagcaagtaaaatgTTTCTGTAACCATTACTGGGAATGTTGCTGTAGTTAAGGATAGATTGTATCCTGTATTTGTTACACGGTACCTTTTGAATGCATCTCTGCCTATCTCTGGCTAGCGCAAGGTAAATCATTGTAATATTCACAGTAACGTTCCACCAGCTTCCTGTAAAATACTGGAAAATGCAGAGCAATGGCACAGTACAATACTGTAAGAAAGTAAATGCTGCTGTAATCATGTTGGTATTTTACTGTAACTACATGGGATTGGTCAAGCAGGTTGGCCGCTAGATATTTGTACATTACAGAATATTTatgaatatttggtgttttataacacttgcacttctagagacCTAAACAAAAACTTCAAAACTGGCCATGATTACAGAATGTGGCTTAATATTCAACCATTAAAGGTTTAAGATCCACATTATACATTGAATTATTATGGCATTACTACCACATGTCAGTTGAATTGGTAAAGCATTCTCACTAACAGGTGCAACAAATGTAGCCACTTACAAGGCAAGCCTTCAAAGATGTTAATGAATCAGCGATTCTTTCCCCCTCCCCAAACATTTTTCCACAATGCACTATAATGTACAGAATGCTGCAGTGAATATACAGTAAAACAGCAATACAGTACTTTGTTAAATTGTATTTTAATAAAACTACAGCAATTGCTAACAGTTATGTAATTCTATATTCCAGTATACCAAtgaatattttgtattttatatcACTACCAGATATAGTAGAGGCCTTAAAGGGTAAATATTCAACCATTAACATCTTGggtccccgagtggcgcagtggtctaaggcactgctagctgtgccactagagatcctggttcgaatccaggctctgtcgtaaccggccgcgaccgggagacccatggggcggcgcacaattggcccagcgtcgtccagggtagggagggaatggcggcagggtgtgtagctcagttggtagagcatggcgtttgcaacgccagggttgtgggtttgattcccacggggggccagtataaaaaaattaaataatgtatgcactcactaactgtaagtcgctctggataagagcgtctgctaaatgactaaaatgtaaaatgttaaggATAGGacccctttttttcaattttcgcctcaaatgacatacccaaatcttactgcctgtagctcaggacatgaagcaaggatatgcatattcttgatatcatttgaaaggaaacactttgaagtttgtggtcctgcgtttctttatttttatcatctttgaaatgcaagagaaaggccacaatataatattgcactTTAGGCGCAATttcgattttggccactagatggcagaagTGTGTGTGCAAGGTTTCatattgatccagtgaagcattgcaatactggactattttgtatcaagtctgcccaaatgtgccgaattggtcaattgataccttttcaagtacataactatacaGAACACAGAAAAATGGTaaggtaatacaaaatgtaagtttacacactcccatgaatgtcatacatgatggatcattagcttatacactaactttcacacatctagatggccaggcggggtgggtgtggagccagagacagcaggggttcaaactgtagaacccagttcctacatttgaatataaaaatggattttatcaaacaaaactatgatacattttatctctgggacccttaggatgacaaatcagagcaagattactgaatgtaagtacattatttaccttcagaggtgaatataatgtatcaaaccagttgccgtgatacgttttttgttgttgtgcactctcctcaaacaatagcatggtatttttgtcactgtaatagctactgtaaattcgacagtgcagttagattaacaagaatgtaagctttctgcccatataagacatgtctatgtccttgaaagtttgctgttacttacaacagtcatgctaatcaagttagctcaaccgtccagtatacgggacaccgatcccatagaggttaaactgtttaaaggtcctgaacagtaaCTCTGAAAATTactttttctctcatggctaactactAAGAAGTTTGAAAAGACTGGCTGAGTGGGCGGCGAGCTTCTATTCATAATTTACTGTAGACTtacaggacatacagtggggaaaaaaagtatttagtcagccaccaattgtgcaagttctcccacttaaaaagatgagggaggcctgtaattttcatcataggtacacgtcaactatgatagacaaaatgagaaaaaatattccagaaaatcacattgtaggatttttaatgaatttatttgcaaattatggtggaaaataagtatttggtcaatatcaaaagtttctcaatactttgttatataccctttgttggcaatgacacaggtcaaacgttttctgtaagtcttcacaaggttttcacacactgttgctggtattttggcccattcctccatgcagatctcctctagagcagtgatgttttggggctgtcgctgggcaacacggactttcaactccctccaaatattttctatggggttgagatctggagactccaggaccttgaaatgcttcttacgaagccactccttcgttgcccgggtggtgtgtttgggatcattgtcatgctgaaagacccagccacgtttcatcttcaatgcccttgctgatggaaggaggttttcactcaaaatctcacgatacatggccccattcatttttcctttacggatcagtcgtcctggtccctttgcagaaaaacagccccaaagtatgatgttttcactcccatgcttcacagtaggtatggtgttctttggatgcaactcagcattctttgtcctccaaacacgacaagttgagtttttaccaaaaagttctattttggtttcatctgaccatatgactttctcccaatcctcttctggatgcactctagcaaacttcagacgggcctggacatgtactggcttgaagcagggggacacgtctagcactgcaggatttgagtccctggcggcgtagtgtgttactgatggtaggctttgttactttggtcccagctctctgcaggtcattcactaggtccccccgtgtggttctgggatttttgctcaccgttcttgtgatcattttgaccccacggggtgagatcttgcgtggagccccagatcgagggagattatcagtggtcttgtatgtcttccatttcctaataattgctcccacagttgatttcttcaaaccaagctgcttacctattgcagattcagtcttcccagcctggtgcaggtctacaattttgtttctggtgtcctttgacagctctttggtcttggccatagtggagtttggagtgtgactgtttgaggttgtggacaggtgtcttttatactgataacaagttcaaacaggtgccattaatacaggtaacgagtggaggacagaggagcctcttaaagaagaagttactggtctgtgagagccagaaatcttgcttgtttgtaggtgaccaaatacttattttccaccataatttgcaaataaattcattaaaaatcctacaatgtgattttctggatttttttttctcattttgtctgtcatatttgacgtgtacctatgctgaaaattacaggcctctctcatctttttaagtgggagaacttgcacaattggtggctgactaaatactttttttccccactgtatatctataaACACATACGATATGGTACTCTATTCAGTggggtacagcattctcactaatggttgcaacaaatatagccacttacaaggcacgcctcaaaatatgttaatgtgaCAGAGATGTCGACGCCTAAAACATTTTCCTACAATGCACCATCATTCACAGTATGCTGCTGTAAATATACAGCAAAACAGGTCACATATTAATTTACTGTAAATTTGTTTTATAAAAGTACAGCAATCGCTGTAATTTTACAGCAGTTTAGAGGAATGCCATTGAGCCCCCAAAATGCATTGGCCtttatagtactgtactgtaatatagaGTTACTGTAAAAGTGttgctgtaaatttacagcaaTTTGTTACAGTGCAGTAGCTCCCCAGGACAGCGCAGCATTTCAAATCCTCTTAAATTCTGCTAGGTTTGCACTTTTTAATTGACACTTCCAAATAAATCTAAGGATCACTTCAATCTCAGTTGAGCCCTGCATGTGACCCTACTCCAGGGTTATTAAGTGACTGGGTTCAATTTTCACGCTTTGAGCTGCACTTGCTATTCCTTATATGAGAGATGACTGGAATCTTGAAATAATAAAACCACATCCATAGCCATTCACAGATGCATAGAAAAAAATGTGTTAACACATCTATTACAATGTAATAACATGCAATTACGCAAAACCTACCTCTTTCGTGTGAAGGTGCAACATAAATGAAACTTCTGCAGTTTTCACCTGAAATAGAATATGCCACACAATCAAACACAATACAATCAAACACTCAATCATCAGATTTCTAAAGTGCATGCCTTGGTAAAGGGTTGGCTAACCCAGTGCAGTCTTTAGCTCCATCCCTGTTGAAACACCTGATTCTACTACTCAGCTGCTCATCAGGACCTTGACCTagaattttgatatcatggatggtcagtccttgtatccgtagtgctgtctatgaatttgagagcggttacatttcttcagccccattcctccgtttttttttttacaaaacagTGGCGGGGTtcccgctttgttattgtttgaactacAGCAAAATTAAATATTATGATTTTTCTAGTTTCTCATCTGTTTATTAGAACACGTGTTTGTTCGTTTTTTTTTGCATGTAAATTGTACCTATTTGATTGTGAACATTTCAGAGAAAAACAACCACAGTCACATTTTGTAGAATTTTGTGTGAGTGCGTAATTACATACAGACGAtcatgttaatgtgtgtgtgagtgtgctggCAGCTCACATAAAAGCTATGGTCATTTCACTCAAAAGACAAGAACGAATACATAGACATAGCCTACAAATTAGCAGTCTTTGATCCTGAGAACCCAATTGTAACTTTCAATTAAAAAACAGGCTAGTTCAATGCGTACAGCTGCGTCACATCGCAGTGCGCGAAAAAGTTTTTCTCCAGGAGTTTATCTCTCTTACCTGTCATATTGACGTTCTCCTCGCACGAAAACCAGATCCCGGTGTGGAACCTCCTCATGAGGTACTTATCTTCACCGGTCTCCCAGATGTACTGGACCAGTCTGCTATCATTAATGTTCGAGCTGTTGAACCTGATACAGAACGACTGTCTGGTGGTGGTGACGGGTCCGGTACAGAAAGGTTTCGCCACTTTCCGTGTCCCCTCGCACCAGTAGCTGGTAGTCAACGCAGACACGGCTAGAATCAGCGCGAGGAAGTTCAAGGTAAGAGCCAGAGATACTCTCCGCCGCCGGTCTATCCCCCCCATAACAGCAACCGGGAATGGGAGACGCGCTTTTCCCAACGTTTAATACAGTATTTGGCGAGTTTTCCTTAGATCTTCCCACAGCAGGCTAATCCGGCTTTCCGTTACTATACTACAGGTAAATACAGCTGCGCGAGACTACTGCATGTCGAGACAATCCTCAGATATGCTCCTTTGAGTCTGATACTCTGACTCTGTAtctaccactcctcctcctcatcatcatcatcctcctccaccccccccctctctctctctctctctctctctctttcattccctttcttttttacatctctcctctccatcatatcagtgatggtgtgtgtgtgtgtgtgtgtgtgtgtgtgtgtgtgtgtgtgtgtgtttgtgttgtgtaatTGGTTGAGTCCCTTGGCATCACAGTCAGCATTCCTTCTCCCTAACCTTGCTCCCTCTATcatgacccccccacacacacacacacacacacacacacacacacaccacatgacACACACATGAGGACATTCTGTGAGTGCACTGATGTGTCATCACCCATGGCAACACACACTTGtttccacacactcacactcgcTTGCATCAAAACAAGATTCATTACAGTATTAATGACAGTAATGTATGAAACCAGATTCATTACAGTATTAATGACAGTAATGTATGAAACCAGATTCATTACAGTATTAATGACAGTAATGTATGAAACCAGATTCATTACAGCATTAATGACAGTAATGTATGAAACCAGATTCATTACAGTATTAATGACAGTAATGTATGAAACCAGATTCATTACAGTATTAATGACAGTAATGTATGAAACCAGATTCATTATGACATTAATGACAGTAATGTATGAAACCAGATTCATTATGGCATTAATGACAGTAATGTATGAAACCAGATTCATTATGGCATTAATGACAGTAATGTATGAAACCAGATTCATTATGGCATTAATGACAGTAATGTATGAAACCAGATTCATTATGCCATTAATGACAGTAATGTATGAAACCAGATTCATTACAGTATTAATGACAGTAATGTATGAAACCAGATTCATTACAGCATTAATGACAGTAATGTATGAAACCAGATTCATTACAGTATTAATGACAGTAATGTATGAAACCAGATTCATTATGGCATTAATGACAGTAATGTATGAAACCAGATTCATTATGACATTAATGACAGTAATGTATGAAACCAGATTCATTATGGCATTAATGACAGTAATGTATGAAACCAGATTCATAATGGCATTAATGACGGTAATGTGAAACCAGATTCATTATGCCATTAATGACAGTAATGTATGAAACCAGATTCATTATGGCATTAATGACAGTAATGTATGAAACCAGATTCATTATGGCATTAATGACAGTAATGTATGAAACCAGATTCATTATGCCATTAATGACAGTAATGTATGAAACCAGATTCATTATGGCATTAATGACAGTAATGTATGAAACCAGATTCATTATGGCATTAATGACAGTAATGTATGAAACCAGATTCATTATGGCATTAATGACAGTAATGCATGAAACCAGATTCATTACAGCATTAATGACAGTAATGTATGAAACCAGATTCACTACAGCATTAATGACAGTAATGTATGAAACCAGATTCATTACAGCATTAATGACAGTAATGTATGAAACCAGATTCATTACAGCATTAATGACAGTAATGTATGAAACCAGATTCATTACAGCATTAATGACAGTAATGTATGAAACCAGATTCATTATGGCATTAATGACAGTAATGTATGAAACCAGATTCATTATGACATTAATGACAGTAATGTATGAAACCAGATTCATTATGGCATTAATGACAGTAATGTATGAAACCAGATTCATTATGGCATTAATGACAGTAATGTATGAAACCAGATTCATTATGCCATTAATGACAGTAATGTATGAAACCAGATTCATTATGGCATTAATGACAGTAATGTATGAAACCAGATTCATTATGGCATTAATGACAGTAATGTATGAAACCAGATTCATTACAGTATTAATGACAGTAATGTATGAAACCAGATTCATTACAGCATTAATGACAGTAATGTATGAAACCAGATTCATTACAGTATTAATGACAGTAATGTATGAAACCAGATTCATTATGGCATTAATGACAGTAATGTATGAAACCAGATTCATTATGACATTAATGACAGTAATGTATGAA contains:
- the LOC123486445 gene encoding germ cell-specific gene 1-like protein, which produces MGGIDRRRRVSLALTLNFLALILAVSALTTSYWCEGTRKVAKPFCTGPVTTTRQSFCIRFNSSNINDSRLVQYIWETGEDKYLMRRFHTGIWFSCEENVNMTGENCRSFIYVAPSHERGVLWLCIVAECLYILLLSTGGILMSIEACHLGSVINGLKLNAFAAIFTVLS